The Petroclostridium xylanilyticum genome has a segment encoding these proteins:
- a CDS encoding Gfo/Idh/MocA family protein has translation MKKIKIGAVGLGRLGRKHAENIAFRIPNAELTAVCSLIQEEVDDVVRSWDIPYGYTDFNQMLKNKELDAIAISSSSTEHCKQIEAALDAEFHVFSEKPLGVNLEECKIAEKAVERHPDKVFFLGFMRRYDDSYAYAKKKIEEGAIGKPILIRCYGLDPVKAVKGAIAFAEKSGGLFLDMAIHDIDLARWYLGSEAKSIYAVGGCYAYEEFKKYNDADNGAALIQFKNGAIGMFYAGRTCAHGYHIETEIVGTEGSLRIGTIPEKNLVTVFNDNGVVRECVSGFLERFEKAYLNEMQEFVNCIVENRRPDVTVYDGTNSTIIAYACKESFENNKLVTLE, from the coding sequence ATGAAAAAGATTAAAATAGGAGCTGTAGGTCTTGGAAGATTGGGAAGAAAGCATGCAGAGAATATTGCATTTAGAATACCAAATGCAGAGTTAACGGCAGTATGCAGCCTTATACAGGAAGAAGTAGATGATGTAGTAAGAAGTTGGGATATTCCTTACGGATATACCGATTTTAATCAAATGCTCAAAAATAAAGAGTTGGATGCAATTGCAATATCTTCCTCATCTACAGAACATTGCAAACAAATTGAGGCAGCACTGGATGCCGAGTTCCATGTATTCAGTGAAAAACCTTTAGGAGTTAACCTGGAAGAATGCAAAATTGCAGAAAAAGCTGTAGAAAGACATCCTGACAAGGTCTTTTTCTTAGGTTTCATGAGACGTTATGATGACTCTTACGCTTATGCGAAGAAGAAGATAGAAGAAGGCGCAATCGGCAAACCTATCCTTATAAGATGTTATGGCTTGGACCCTGTAAAGGCAGTAAAAGGTGCTATTGCCTTTGCTGAAAAGAGCGGTGGGTTATTCCTGGATATGGCTATACATGATATTGACCTGGCAAGATGGTATTTAGGTTCCGAGGCAAAAAGCATATATGCCGTTGGAGGATGCTATGCCTATGAAGAATTCAAGAAATATAACGATGCCGACAATGGAGCTGCATTGATACAGTTTAAGAATGGTGCAATAGGAATGTTTTATGCAGGCAGAACCTGTGCTCATGGATATCATATAGAAACGGAGATTGTCGGGACTGAAGGAAGCTTAAGAATAGGCACTATCCCGGAAAAAAATCTTGTTACTGTATTTAATGATAACGGTGTGGTTAGGGAGTGTGTTTCCGGGTTCCTGGAAAGATTTGAAAAGGCCTATTTAAATGAAATGCAGGAATTTGTAAACTGCATCGTTGAAAACAGAAGACCGGATGTAACTGTTTATGATGGTACGAATTCTACAATTATTGCTTATGCATGCAAAGAATCTTTTGAAAATAATAAGCTTGTTACTTTAGAATAA
- a CDS encoding sugar ABC transporter ATP-binding protein, which yields MYDDTVVKMENITMEFPGVKALDNVNFETRKGEVHVLLGENGAGKSTLMKILTGVYKQTSGKIFLKGQPYEIHSIKDAEEKGVSMIFQELNLVPYLSVAENIFLGREPRIGIQIDWGKINRDAQVLLNNLGVNIDARTIVKNLTIAQQQMVEIAKALSFNPDVIIMDEPTSSLTEREIEELFKTIRDLKAKGVCIIYISHRMEELLTIGDRVTVLRDGQYVGTVNVKDTTIDQLIQMMVGRSLKEKFPKEYAPVGEESIRVCNLSQGKRLKDVSFYARKGEVVGFAGLMGAGRTELMRAIFGADPIDKGDIYIHGTKVNIKSPKDAIKCKIGFLTEDRKHQGLVLKLDVKQNITLSNLEKITKNTAISFKKEKELCEKLVNNLNIKTPSLFQKVKFLSGGNQQKVVLAKWLATQSDILIIDEPTRGIDVGAKVEIYKLMNQLTKNGATVIMVSSELPEVLGMSDRVYVMHEGKITGELTRDEATQEKILHFATGGK from the coding sequence ATGTACGATGATACCGTTGTAAAAATGGAAAATATAACGATGGAATTCCCTGGAGTAAAGGCCTTGGATAATGTCAATTTTGAAACCCGTAAAGGCGAAGTACATGTATTATTAGGAGAAAACGGGGCAGGAAAATCAACTTTGATGAAGATTTTGACAGGGGTTTACAAACAAACCAGCGGCAAAATATTTCTAAAAGGACAGCCTTATGAAATCCACAGCATAAAGGATGCGGAAGAGAAAGGCGTCAGTATGATATTCCAGGAGTTAAATCTGGTCCCATACTTAAGTGTGGCAGAAAACATTTTTTTAGGACGCGAGCCGAGAATAGGTATTCAAATTGACTGGGGAAAAATTAACCGTGACGCACAAGTACTTTTAAATAACCTGGGAGTGAATATAGACGCAAGGACCATCGTAAAAAATTTAACCATTGCACAGCAACAGATGGTGGAAATTGCAAAAGCACTATCCTTTAACCCGGATGTAATCATCATGGATGAGCCTACATCATCCCTTACAGAGAGAGAAATAGAAGAACTTTTTAAAACCATAAGGGATTTAAAGGCTAAAGGGGTATGTATCATATATATATCACACCGAATGGAAGAGCTGTTAACAATTGGTGACCGCGTAACCGTATTGAGAGATGGACAATATGTTGGTACAGTGAATGTGAAAGACACCACTATTGACCAACTTATTCAAATGATGGTGGGAAGGAGCTTAAAAGAGAAATTTCCCAAAGAGTATGCGCCGGTTGGGGAAGAATCCATAAGAGTGTGCAACCTCAGCCAGGGGAAACGGTTAAAAGATGTTTCCTTTTATGCAAGAAAGGGAGAAGTTGTAGGTTTTGCAGGGTTGATGGGAGCAGGCAGGACCGAATTAATGCGTGCGATATTCGGGGCAGATCCTATCGATAAAGGAGACATTTACATTCATGGTACAAAAGTTAACATAAAATCACCTAAAGATGCAATCAAATGTAAAATTGGTTTTCTCACGGAAGATAGGAAACATCAAGGCTTGGTATTAAAGCTGGATGTAAAACAGAACATTACACTTTCTAACTTAGAAAAAATAACTAAAAATACTGCTATTAGCTTTAAGAAGGAAAAAGAATTATGTGAAAAATTGGTAAATAATTTAAATATTAAAACGCCAAGTTTATTCCAAAAAGTAAAGTTCTTAAGCGGTGGCAATCAACAAAAGGTAGTTTTGGCGAAATGGCTTGCTACTCAATCCGACATATTAATCATAGATGAGCCTACCCGGGGTATTGATGTAGGGGCGAAAGTAGAAATATATAAGCTGATGAACCAGTTGACTAAAAATGGAGCTACAGTCATTATGGTTTCATCAGAGCTGCCGGAAGTCCTGGGCATGAGTGATAGGGTTTACGTAATGCATGAGGGTAAAATTACCGGTGAATTAACAAGAGATGAAGCAACACAGGAAAAAATATTACATTTTGCTACAGGAGGGAAATAA
- a CDS encoding sugar ABC transporter substrate-binding protein, with amino-acid sequence MKNKKLLAGVLVFMLVLSLFAGCAQKQTAPNNSSSEQQPKKEEVKQEDKTQKKVRIGVSMSDFDDKWLSYMIDAMKAYSNTLADAEVIFVDAKADTAKQLAQLENFIAQKVDVVVINPVDTDATEPYTKMCKDAGIPLISVNRIFKNQEEATAYVGSDSIKAGIMQMEYLAEKMGGKGNIVILQGDLAHEAARMRTEGVKKVIKEKYPDIKIVAEQTGKWQRPLGMQIMENWLQSGMQIDAVASNNDEMAIGAILAIEQAGKLGKILVGGVDATPDALEFMKQGKLNVTVFQDAAGQGKGAIEAAYKVAKGEKIDKTIWIPYELVTPEKCDEYIKKWQK; translated from the coding sequence ATGAAAAACAAAAAACTTTTGGCGGGTGTACTGGTTTTTATGTTGGTGCTAAGCTTATTTGCAGGATGTGCTCAAAAACAAACGGCACCTAATAACTCGTCAAGTGAGCAGCAACCTAAAAAGGAGGAAGTAAAACAAGAGGATAAGACACAGAAAAAAGTTAGAATCGGTGTTTCAATGTCTGATTTTGATGATAAGTGGCTGTCTTATATGATAGATGCCATGAAAGCTTATTCTAATACTTTAGCGGATGCAGAGGTAATATTTGTTGATGCGAAAGCTGATACAGCAAAACAGTTGGCACAGTTGGAGAACTTTATAGCTCAGAAAGTTGATGTAGTTGTAATTAACCCGGTAGATACGGATGCTACAGAGCCTTATACCAAGATGTGTAAGGATGCAGGCATTCCGCTTATAAGCGTTAACAGAATATTCAAGAATCAGGAAGAGGCTACAGCATATGTAGGTTCAGATTCTATTAAGGCCGGTATCATGCAAATGGAATATTTAGCCGAAAAAATGGGTGGAAAAGGTAATATTGTAATCCTCCAGGGCGACCTGGCACACGAAGCAGCAAGAATGAGAACTGAGGGAGTTAAAAAAGTTATAAAAGAAAAATATCCTGATATTAAAATTGTTGCAGAGCAAACAGGAAAATGGCAGAGACCATTAGGGATGCAAATAATGGAAAACTGGCTGCAGTCCGGTATGCAAATTGATGCTGTTGCCTCTAACAATGATGAAATGGCAATCGGAGCTATCCTGGCAATTGAGCAGGCTGGAAAGTTAGGAAAAATTCTTGTTGGTGGTGTGGACGCTACTCCTGACGCACTGGAATTTATGAAACAAGGCAAATTGAATGTAACTGTGTTCCAGGATGCGGCAGGACAGGGTAAAGGCGCAATAGAAGCAGCTTATAAAGTAGCAAAAGGTGAAAAAATTGACAAAACAATATGGATCCCGTATGAATTAGTAACACCTGAAAAATGTGATGAGTATATCAAAAAATGGCAAAAGTAA
- a CDS encoding ABC transporter permease: MSIEVKKFDKFQIFSIRDFATLIGLALMCIVISILSPVFLTANNLINVVMQSSINAIIAIGLTFVILTGGIDLSVGSIVALAGVIMASSLQAGHPLPVSLVIALVIGVLCGYINGFLITKGKLPPFIATLGMMSIARGLALVYTNGRPISGFSPAFRWFGTGTFLGIPSQIIMTVILYAIAYYILKYTRLGRYTYAIGGNEEATRLSGINVNRYKVVIYSISGLMAAIGSIVLTARLNSAQPIAGINYELDAIAATVIGGTSTVGGEGKITGTLIGALIMGVLRNGLNILNVSSYLQQVIIGAVIVIAVLIDKYRK; this comes from the coding sequence ATGAGTATTGAGGTTAAAAAATTTGACAAATTTCAGATATTTAGTATAAGGGACTTTGCTACTTTAATAGGATTGGCACTCATGTGTATTGTTATAAGCATTTTATCGCCGGTTTTTCTTACGGCCAACAATCTAATCAATGTAGTGATGCAATCATCCATTAATGCAATTATAGCCATAGGTTTAACTTTTGTTATACTTACAGGAGGAATTGATTTATCGGTAGGTTCTATTGTTGCCCTGGCGGGAGTAATTATGGCGAGTTCCCTGCAGGCAGGCCATCCTCTTCCGGTCAGTCTGGTCATTGCTCTTGTAATAGGAGTACTGTGCGGATATATCAATGGATTTTTGATTACAAAAGGTAAATTACCTCCCTTTATTGCAACTTTAGGGATGATGAGCATAGCAAGGGGGCTTGCACTGGTATACACCAACGGCCGGCCCATCTCAGGTTTCAGCCCGGCATTTAGATGGTTCGGGACAGGTACTTTTTTGGGAATCCCATCTCAGATCATTATGACAGTAATATTATATGCTATTGCTTACTATATCTTAAAGTATACAAGATTGGGAAGATATACTTATGCCATTGGCGGTAATGAAGAAGCCACCAGGTTATCAGGTATAAATGTTAACAGGTATAAAGTTGTAATTTATTCTATAAGCGGATTAATGGCAGCAATAGGCTCAATCGTATTAACAGCAAGATTAAATTCTGCCCAGCCTATTGCAGGAATCAACTATGAACTTGATGCAATTGCAGCAACAGTAATTGGGGGTACAAGTACTGTAGGTGGAGAAGGTAAAATTACAGGAACACTTATTGGCGCATTAATTATGGGTGTTCTTAGAAATGGATTGAATATCCTGAATGTATCTTCCTATTTACAACAGGTAATCATTGGTGCAGTTATCGTAATTGCTGTATTAATTGACAAATATAGAAAATAA
- a CDS encoding LacI family DNA-binding transcriptional regulator: protein MEEKVIVTIRSIAEAANVSRGTVDKVLNNRPGVSQEVRERVKRIAEEMGYKPNLAGKALAFQKKPLRIGVIILNKDDPLFQEVYEGVKKASHELKGFGITVECCVMGSVNVQEQLMCIRELYSKNISALALSPLDEEIIRNELKKLTEENIKIVTFNTDITGIERVCFVGQDLKKSGRVAGDLIGKLLPDGGNVLVITGPEKIKALQERVAGFKEIIEKEYPAIKIIDVLQNIHDNESSYLQTVEILKRQDSLNAIYITGRGIGGVGRAIRELNRRHIKFVCFDKIPETIELIKDKIVDFTITQEPFMQGYLPIKILFEYFFHNRLPDNEQVYTKLEIRTKENIDI from the coding sequence ATGGAGGAGAAGGTTATAGTTACTATAAGATCAATAGCTGAAGCTGCAAATGTATCGAGGGGAACTGTTGATAAAGTTTTAAATAATAGGCCGGGCGTAAGCCAGGAAGTGAGAGAAAGGGTAAAGAGAATAGCAGAAGAAATGGGTTATAAACCCAATCTTGCTGGCAAAGCGTTGGCCTTTCAAAAAAAACCATTAAGAATCGGAGTTATAATTCTAAACAAAGATGACCCTTTATTTCAAGAAGTCTATGAAGGTGTGAAAAAAGCTTCTCATGAACTGAAGGGATTTGGTATTACTGTGGAATGCTGCGTTATGGGCAGTGTGAATGTACAGGAGCAATTAATGTGCATCAGAGAATTATATAGTAAAAATATATCTGCATTGGCTTTATCTCCACTAGATGAAGAAATAATAAGAAATGAACTTAAAAAACTTACTGAAGAAAATATAAAAATTGTAACCTTCAACACTGATATAACTGGTATAGAGCGGGTGTGCTTCGTAGGCCAGGATTTGAAAAAGAGTGGAAGAGTTGCTGGAGACCTGATTGGAAAGCTACTTCCGGATGGGGGAAATGTATTAGTAATTACCGGACCGGAGAAAATTAAAGCTTTACAGGAAAGGGTTGCAGGCTTTAAGGAAATAATCGAAAAGGAATATCCCGCGATAAAAATTATCGATGTCCTACAAAATATACATGATAACGAATCTTCATATCTTCAGACTGTTGAGATTTTGAAAAGACAGGATTCTTTAAATGCCATCTATATAACGGGAAGAGGTATTGGGGGAGTTGGCAGGGCTATCCGAGAACTAAACAGAAGACATATCAAATTTGTATGTTTTGATAAAATTCCCGAAACGATAGAGTTGATAAAAGATAAAATAGTGGATTTTACTATAACTCAAGAACCTTTCATGCAGGGGTATTTGCCAATCAAAATACTGTTTGAGTACTTTTTTCATAACAGATTGCCTGATAACGAACAGGTATATACCAAGCTGGAAATAAGGACAAAAGAAAACATAGACATATAA
- a CDS encoding LacI family DNA-binding transcriptional regulator: protein MAITTNDIAKIAGVSQSTVSRCLNNSSLVSEKTKKRIKKIAEELGFEFNANARSLSTSKTGTIGVIYPENFADFSINFYFSSLHNQLRESLEREDLDLIVAFSKNRFTGKNNIKKLITRKKIDGLIIVHSQLDDETLSFLNNSKVPFVFLHHYLSLDDSEDADVIYTDHFKGGYLATEHLIKLGHQKIMCISAVGEGDEFKLRTQGYKAALSNYNLSFDEQLLFYGDITFQSSYRIVKENVEKLKKISAIFAQTDMMALGAMEALRELHIEVPQDIALVGYDDIELSTCFKPYLTTIHQPREEISLLACERLIELLNSNKPIKKRKIAIQPKLIIRESCGSKK from the coding sequence GTGGCAATTACAACAAATGATATTGCAAAAATAGCAGGTGTAAGTCAATCTACCGTATCACGCTGTTTGAATAACAGTTCTTTGGTTTCAGAAAAAACAAAAAAAAGAATCAAAAAAATTGCTGAAGAGTTAGGGTTTGAATTTAATGCAAATGCAAGAAGTTTAAGCACAAGTAAAACCGGTACAATTGGTGTTATTTATCCCGAAAACTTTGCTGATTTTAGTATTAATTTTTACTTTAGTTCTTTGCATAATCAATTGAGAGAAAGTCTGGAAAGAGAAGACCTTGACCTGATTGTTGCTTTTTCTAAAAATAGATTTACAGGAAAAAATAATATTAAAAAGTTAATTACACGCAAAAAAATAGATGGCCTTATTATTGTACACTCACAATTGGATGATGAAACTTTAAGTTTTTTAAATAATTCTAAAGTCCCATTTGTATTTTTGCACCACTATTTAAGCCTTGACGACTCAGAAGATGCAGATGTTATTTATACCGACCATTTTAAAGGAGGGTATTTGGCCACAGAGCATTTGATAAAATTAGGGCATCAAAAAATTATGTGCATTTCAGCTGTTGGAGAAGGAGATGAATTTAAATTAAGAACACAAGGATATAAAGCAGCCCTTAGTAACTATAATCTTTCTTTTGATGAACAATTATTGTTTTATGGAGATATCACTTTCCAGTCAAGCTATCGAATTGTAAAAGAGAATGTTGAAAAATTAAAAAAAATAAGTGCGATATTTGCACAAACTGATATGATGGCCTTAGGGGCAATGGAGGCACTGAGGGAATTACATATTGAAGTGCCGCAAGACATAGCATTAGTAGGTTATGATGATATTGAATTAAGTACATGTTTTAAACCATATCTAACAACAATTCACCAACCTAGAGAAGAAATTTCTTTACTTGCTTGTGAACGTTTAATTGAATTATTAAATTCTAATAAACCGATAAAAAAGAGAAAAATTGCAATTCAACCTAAGTTAATAATAAGAGAATCATGCGGAAGTAAAAAATAA
- a CDS encoding sugar ABC transporter substrate-binding protein, giving the protein MSKKIMKIVSLILVVGLLSFAMIGCAQKETPKETPKETPKAETPKETTDKPADKKLQIALIPKTLNNPFFISMEEGAKKAAGQLGVDLIVQAAEREVDVEKQMQIMENMITKKVDAILISPSGSKEIVPAVKKANEAGIPVLIVDTKLDEAAAKAEGAKTATFIGSDNYNGGQIAAMYMAEQLKGKGKIAVIEGIAGHETSDARVGGFKDKLKEIAPDIQIVASQTAQWERDKGYDVFQNILTANPDVQGVFAANDLMALGAVEAIAQAGKTGQIIVLGFDASDDAKTAIKEGKMHGSVAQYPSEMGRLGVEKAVELLKGGNIENYIPTKVELITKDKIQ; this is encoded by the coding sequence TGATTGGATGTGCTCAAAAAGAAACACCAAAGGAAACGCCAAAAGAAACTCCTAAAGCGGAAACGCCAAAAGAAACAACTGATAAACCTGCTGACAAGAAGCTGCAAATAGCCTTGATTCCAAAAACCTTAAATAATCCTTTCTTTATTTCTATGGAAGAGGGAGCCAAAAAAGCGGCAGGCCAATTAGGTGTAGATTTGATTGTTCAGGCAGCAGAGAGAGAAGTTGACGTTGAAAAGCAAATGCAGATCATGGAGAACATGATTACAAAGAAAGTAGATGCTATCCTTATTTCACCTTCCGGTTCCAAAGAAATCGTTCCGGCTGTTAAGAAAGCCAATGAGGCAGGCATACCGGTGCTGATTGTTGATACAAAGCTTGATGAAGCGGCAGCCAAAGCTGAAGGGGCTAAAACTGCTACTTTCATAGGCTCTGACAACTATAATGGTGGTCAGATTGCAGCGATGTACATGGCTGAACAATTGAAAGGAAAAGGGAAGATAGCAGTTATAGAAGGAATTGCAGGACATGAAACCAGTGATGCCCGTGTAGGCGGCTTTAAGGATAAACTTAAAGAAATAGCTCCTGACATTCAGATTGTTGCATCCCAGACGGCACAATGGGAAAGAGATAAGGGATATGATGTATTTCAGAATATTTTAACAGCTAATCCGGATGTACAAGGTGTTTTTGCGGCAAATGACCTGATGGCTCTTGGTGCGGTAGAAGCTATTGCCCAGGCTGGCAAAACAGGACAAATTATTGTTTTAGGATTTGATGCCAGCGATGATGCCAAAACTGCAATCAAGGAAGGAAAAATGCATGGTTCTGTTGCCCAGTATCCAAGCGAAATGGGTAGATTGGGAGTAGAAAAAGCTGTAGAACTACTTAAAGGCGGCAATATAGAAAACTATATTCCTACAAAGGTTGAATTAATTACTAAAGATAAGATTCAATAA